Proteins from one Salinispora arenicola genomic window:
- a CDS encoding AAA family ATPase, which translates to MELGGRAVEGSETGWGRPAEPAPRWRALLDRARLGRSAAEETGPDRSAPTASVEPSPRQPAGGYDAPAEPLPRRSAGGGNAARVPTLGQPSGLSYGAEVQPTYAADPRNASHPGEPAYRALRPDPGYRTPPPSHPDPRYPEPGPPPPPGQSRYALLDNGYRHAPPSENGYRPAPPSEDSYRPAPPSENGYPPESAYQPAVSRGYARVEWRPPSTVSGSERAAAVLRRELGGPRVLAFANPKGGVHKTTATVLAAATVGSVRGRGVLAWDDNELRGTLGLRAGSARHARTIRHLISDLAHIEIKDVPELLDHLDDYLRHASDGSYDVLAGEESPRFAQRLDQFTVRRVLELLRRTHDVICVDTGNNVESPNWRTVMQAADQLVVTTVPREDAAFSADWMLDLLHEVGMGELADNAVTLISCPTPGRTELRADLERHFATRTRAVTVVPYDPNLESGSSIEYHQLQPGTREAWLNATAVMLEPFAS; encoded by the coding sequence GGGCAGCGAGACCGGCTGGGGACGGCCGGCCGAACCGGCACCGCGGTGGCGGGCGTTGCTCGACCGGGCGCGGCTCGGTAGGAGCGCTGCTGAGGAGACCGGGCCGGACCGGTCGGCGCCTACCGCGTCGGTCGAGCCATCCCCTCGGCAACCGGCCGGTGGCTACGATGCTCCGGCCGAGCCGTTGCCCCGGCGATCGGCTGGCGGTGGCAATGCGGCCCGAGTGCCCACTCTTGGGCAGCCCTCCGGGTTGTCGTACGGCGCGGAGGTTCAACCGACCTACGCGGCCGATCCGCGGAATGCGAGCCACCCGGGGGAGCCGGCGTACCGGGCGTTGCGGCCGGATCCGGGGTACCGGACGCCGCCGCCCTCGCATCCGGATCCCCGCTATCCCGAGCCGGGACCGCCACCGCCACCAGGGCAGTCGCGCTACGCGTTGCTCGACAACGGCTATCGGCACGCGCCGCCGTCGGAGAACGGCTATCGGCCGGCCCCACCGTCGGAGGACAGTTACCGGCCCGCCCCGCCGTCGGAGAACGGCTACCCGCCGGAGTCGGCGTATCAGCCCGCTGTCAGCCGGGGTTACGCCAGGGTCGAGTGGCGTCCGCCGTCAACGGTGAGCGGATCGGAACGCGCCGCCGCCGTACTCCGGCGGGAGCTGGGCGGTCCCCGGGTGCTGGCGTTCGCCAACCCCAAGGGGGGCGTGCACAAAACCACTGCGACCGTGCTGGCCGCCGCGACCGTGGGCAGCGTACGCGGTCGGGGTGTGTTGGCCTGGGATGACAACGAACTGCGCGGCACTCTCGGGCTGCGTGCCGGCAGTGCCCGGCACGCCCGCACCATTCGACATCTGATCAGCGACCTCGCACACATCGAGATCAAGGACGTGCCGGAACTGCTGGACCATCTGGACGACTATCTCCGGCACGCCTCGGACGGCTCGTACGACGTGCTGGCCGGGGAGGAGAGTCCCCGCTTCGCCCAGCGGCTCGACCAGTTCACGGTCCGGCGGGTGCTGGAACTGCTCCGCCGGACCCACGACGTGATCTGCGTGGACACCGGTAACAACGTGGAGAGCCCCAACTGGCGCACTGTCATGCAGGCCGCCGACCAACTCGTGGTCACCACGGTGCCCCGGGAGGACGCCGCGTTCAGTGCCGACTGGATGCTCGATCTCCTGCACGAGGTCGGCATGGGGGAGCTGGCCGACAACGCGGTGACCCTCATCTCCTGCCCGACTCCCGGGCGCACCGAGTTGCGGGCCGATCTGGAACGGCATTTCGCCACCCGGACCCGAGCGGTGACCGTGGTGCCGTACGACCCGAATCTGGAGTCCGGCTCGTCGATCGAGTACCACCAGCTTCAGCCGGGAACCCGGGAGGCATGGTTGAACGCCACCGCGGTGATGCTGGAGCCGTTCGCCAGCTGA
- a CDS encoding DUF2567 domain-containing protein, translating into MSVDTPDPDRPGPGAVPPGADPPGGRPTTPYPDRGPATGPGPGSLTWYGVPPAVEAPQEPFRPRLGWAAVGAFGVMLLGVPLGLLWAGLAPDTPVVKTTSGAVYGEPQPEQPFAADGWFSLLGLGFGVLAAVGLWFLLRRSRGPVGLAAAVLGSLGAALVAWQVGRRVGLATFEHLLATAADGQTFGQPAQLRAGGVEWVGLLPVPYGNVLLPALGAAIGYTLLAGWSRWPSLRPGPMPDRSDRPGVSWASGAPPTPSAAPEPPAPGVAEPPRG; encoded by the coding sequence GTGAGCGTGGACACCCCCGACCCCGACCGGCCTGGCCCAGGGGCGGTACCGCCGGGCGCCGACCCGCCAGGCGGTCGCCCCACCACGCCGTACCCGGACCGTGGCCCGGCCACCGGGCCGGGGCCCGGCTCGTTGACCTGGTACGGGGTTCCGCCTGCTGTCGAGGCGCCGCAGGAACCGTTCCGGCCGCGGCTGGGATGGGCGGCGGTGGGAGCGTTCGGAGTGATGCTCCTCGGCGTACCGCTGGGGTTGCTCTGGGCCGGCCTTGCTCCCGACACCCCGGTGGTGAAAACCACGTCGGGTGCCGTCTACGGTGAGCCGCAGCCGGAGCAGCCGTTCGCCGCCGACGGCTGGTTCAGCCTGCTCGGTCTGGGCTTCGGTGTCCTGGCCGCGGTGGGTCTCTGGTTTCTGCTGCGCCGGTCCCGGGGCCCGGTCGGACTAGCCGCCGCGGTGCTCGGGTCGCTCGGTGCGGCGCTGGTCGCCTGGCAGGTCGGTCGACGGGTGGGGCTCGCCACCTTCGAGCATCTGCTGGCGACCGCCGCGGACGGGCAGACCTTCGGACAACCCGCGCAACTACGAGCCGGGGGAGTGGAGTGGGTGGGCCTGCTGCCGGTGCCGTACGGCAATGTTCTGCTACCCGCGCTCGGCGCGGCGATCGGCTACACCCTTTTGGCCGGCTGGTCCCGGTGGCCGTCGTTGCGTCCTGGGCCGATGCCCGATCGGTCTGACCGGCCGGGGGTCAGTTGGGCGTCGGGGGCGCCGCCAACTCCTTCAGCGGCACCGGAACCGCCCGCACCTGGCGTAGCAGAGCCGCCTCGCGGTTGA